The following are from one region of the Anguilla rostrata isolate EN2019 chromosome 7, ASM1855537v3, whole genome shotgun sequence genome:
- the LOC135259757 gene encoding lecithin retinol acyltransferase-like: protein MLDSLTYLLKKVFLLTNFTLFNIISSEEDKCTDYCEGPSFQRGDLLEVPRTLFIHFGIYLGENKVAHLMPDIMPVITNDKCQIQKMVTNKRLLLGVLSKNATIRVDTVEDFAYGSKILLNNMDNILKMQPLPNEEIAKRAEKLIGVIPYSLLWNNCEHFATYCRYGSSVSLQTDKFCESLKSMIRDQRSILLSVFLGMLSIAYLGMAPSTAIPTVFIPFMLWMAG from the exons ATGCTGGACTCGTTGACTTATCTTTTAAAGAAAGTTTTTCTCCTGACCAATTTCACcctgtttaatattatttcttCAGAGGAAGACAAGTGCACAGATTATTGTGAGGGACCTTCTTTTCAAAGAGGAGATTTACTAGAGGTCCCGCGCACTctgtttatacactttggtaTCTATCTAGGTGAGAACAAAGTGGCTCATTTGATGCCAGATATTATGCCTGTGATCACTAATGACAAGTGTCAAATTCAGAAAATGGTCACCAATAAAAGACTTCTCCTCGGTGTACTTTCCAAGAACGCCACAATAAGAGTTGATACAGTTGAAGATTTTGCTTATGGATCGAAAATTCTACTGAATAACATGgacaacattttaaagatgcaGCCATTGCCCAACGAAGAAATTGCAAAAAGAGCGGAAAAACTTATCGGTGTTATTCCCTACAGCCTACTTTGGAATAACTGTGAACATTTTGCTACCTACTGCAGATACGGCTCATCCGTGAGTTTACAAACAGACAAG TTCTGTGAATCGCTGAAATCAATGATCCGGGACCAGAGGAGCATCCTGCTCTCAGTTTTTCTGGGAATGCTGTCCATCGCCTATCTGGGCATGGCCCCTTCCACTGCCATACCCACAGTCTTCATACCATTCATGCTTTGGATGGCTGGCTGA